One Onychostoma macrolepis isolate SWU-2019 chromosome 10, ASM1243209v1, whole genome shotgun sequence genomic region harbors:
- the psmg1 gene encoding proteasome assembly chaperone 1 — MATFFGEVLSVYSRAVEEDEYDDMTNENEEDEQIRREIEEKRSVDVHWLSQTDGGSVPCSDLIIAVGLNATGFISAYVLSSGDWTAVAWVSLWNERSHGSGRPDTAPGPGEPSCVLYQQKHSPSVLICQCSCYVAEDQQFQWTEKVLGCVQTRDLTVTVLSDCSIAEYKTSDYPSESSVPFLRSLRTSTHTGPVASPALEQPNISTGLAAAVLSHCQVQRIAAVLYQCYSDVLQPDSLSMQTYRAAVSAVLKLDPSPSADVLQKITRVSELQSNLYT, encoded by the exons ATGGCCACATTTTTCGGTGAAGTTTTATCGGTGTACTCGAGAGCTGTTGAAGAAGATGAGTATGATGATATGACGAATGAAAACGAGGAAGATGAGCAGATCCGCCGCGAAATAGAGGAGAAGAG GTCTGTCGACGTTCATTGGCTCTCGCAGACAGACGGCGGATCTGTGCCGTGTTCGGATCTGATCATCGCTGTGGGTCTGAATGCCACCG GGTTCATCTCGGCGTATGTGCTGAGCTCCGGCGACTGGACGGCGGTCGCGTGGGTCTCGCTGTGGAACGAGCGGAGCCACGGATCGGGACGACCGGACACGGCCCCGGGCCCTGGAGAGCCGTCCTGCGTCCTGTACCAGCAGAAGCACAGCCCGTCG GTGCTGATATGCCAGTGCTCCTGTTACGTGGCTGAAGATCAGCAGTTCCAGTGGACAGAGAAG GTGTTAGGCTGCGTTCAGACGAGGGATCTGACAGTGACCGTTCTCTCTGACTGCAGTATAGCCGAATATAAGACATCAGACTACCCGAGTGAGAGCAGTGTACCCTTCCTGCGCTCTCTGAGGACCAGCACACACACGGGCCCCGTCGCGAGTCCGGCCCTCGAGCAGCCCAACATCAGCACCGGACTGGCTGCGGCAG tgctcaGTCACTGTCAGGTTCAGCGGATCGCAGCTGTTCTCTATCAGTGCTACAGTGATGTTCTGCAGCCGGACTCTCTCAGCATGCAGACGTACAGAGCGGCTGTGAGCGCAGTGCTGAAG CTGGATCCGAGTCCCAGCGCAGACGTGCTGCAGAAGATCACGCGAGTCAGCGAGCTTCAGAGCAACCTCTACACGTGA
- the mpzl1l gene encoding myelin protein zero-like 1 like has translation MEIRLPIFTHNYVLLCVSAVFVYASVFGVSAIDVYTPTEVLVENGTTATLSCSFKSREVISSLASVVWSFLPEGETGQPTSFFYYSGGKPFQGSLPQFKSRVEWAGDMNKKDVSIRVIQMQFKDNGTFSCDVKNPPDISGQVSIIKVRVVMKEALPQTSMAVIVGGVIGAVIGIIIIAVVTYLIIRRQEPSHEYEGCTSLESVSSQNTRVGKKAESSNDNSRCSSPSAPVQGPVIYAQLDHSGSKNSFHKMEPVVYADIRKN, from the exons ATGGAAATAAGGCTTCCGATTTTCACACacaattatgttttattgtgtgtCTCTGCGGTGTTTGTTTACGCTA GTGTGTTCGGCGTGTCGGCGATAGACGTGTACACTCCAACCGAGGTGTTAGTTGAGAACGGGACCACAGCCACTCTGTCCTGTAGTTTCAAGTCTAGAGAGGTGATCAGTAGTTTAGCGTCAGTCGTGTGGTCTTTCCTTCCGGAGGGAGAAACTGGACAGCCCACTTCA TTCTTCTATTACTCCGGCGGGAAGCCGTTTCAAGGTTCTCTGCCGCAGTTTAAGTCTCGTGTGGAATGGGCCGGAGACATGAACAAGAAGGACGTGTCGATCCGTGTGATCCAGATGCAGTTCAAGGACAACGGGACATTCAGCTGCGACGTGAAGAATCCTCCAGACATCTCCGGACAGGTGTCCATCATTAAAGTCAGGGTGGTCATGAAAG AGGCTCTTCCTCAGACCAGCATGGCGGTGATCGTGGGCGGTGTGATCGGAGCCGTGATCggcatcatcatcatcgctGTGGTCACGTACCTAATCATCAGACGACAGGAGCCCAGTCACGAATACGAAGG ctgcACCTCGTTAGAGAGTGTGAGCTCACAGAACACTAGGGTGGGGAAGAAAGCGGAGTCTAGCAACGACAACTCACGCTGCTCCAGCCCCTCCGCCCCCGTACAG GGGCCGGTGATTTACGCCCAGCTCGATCACTCCGGCAGCAAGAACTCCTTCCACAAGATGGAGCCGGTGGTGTACGCAGACATCCGCAAGAACTAG